A genome region from Planctomycetota bacterium includes the following:
- a CDS encoding adenylosuccinate lyase, producing MSELWSPRTKFRTWRKLWVALAEAEAELGLPISAAEIAELRANIDNVDFTAAEVYERKLRHDVMAHVHAYGDQCPNARRIIHLGATSCYVTDNTDLLLIRDALRTVRDRLIGVIERLGKFARKHRSLACLAYTHLQPAQPTTVGKRACLWIYDLVQDLADVEFRINNLRARGVKGTTGTQASFLELFGGDHAKVRQLDRLVCQKMGFDSSYAVTGQTYSRKVDAQVLDTLAGIAGSAHKTGTDLRLLQSFKEVEEPFEADQIGSSAMAYKRNPMRAERICGLARFVHSLQSSGHATLATQWMERTLDDSANRRLTLPQAFLAIDAILIIYQNVASNLVVYPHVIRQRLAAELPFMATENILMAAVAQGGDRQTLHEQIRRHSQAAGAVVKQEGGANDLLARIAADPALAGVDLSDVLDPAKYVGRAPEQVDEFLAEVVTPIVASQGSRATDVNLRV from the coding sequence ATGTCCGAGTTGTGGAGCCCGCGGACCAAGTTTCGCACCTGGCGCAAGTTGTGGGTCGCGCTGGCTGAAGCGGAAGCTGAACTAGGGCTGCCAATCTCGGCGGCCGAGATCGCCGAGCTACGCGCCAACATCGACAACGTCGACTTCACCGCCGCCGAGGTCTACGAGCGCAAGCTGCGCCACGACGTGATGGCCCATGTCCACGCCTATGGCGATCAATGCCCGAACGCGCGGCGGATCATTCACCTGGGGGCCACCAGTTGCTACGTCACCGACAACACCGACTTGTTGTTGATTCGCGACGCGTTGCGCACGGTGCGCGATCGACTGATCGGCGTGATCGAACGGCTGGGCAAGTTCGCCCGCAAGCATCGTTCGCTGGCCTGCCTGGCCTACACGCACTTGCAGCCGGCCCAGCCGACCACCGTGGGCAAGCGGGCCTGTCTGTGGATCTACGACCTGGTGCAAGACCTGGCCGACGTCGAGTTCCGCATCAACAACTTGCGGGCGCGCGGCGTGAAGGGAACCACCGGCACCCAGGCCAGCTTCCTGGAACTGTTCGGCGGCGATCACGCCAAAGTTCGTCAGCTTGACCGGCTCGTTTGCCAGAAGATGGGATTCGACAGCAGCTACGCCGTGACCGGCCAGACCTATTCACGCAAGGTCGACGCGCAAGTGCTCGACACGTTGGCCGGCATCGCCGGTTCAGCCCACAAGACTGGCACCGACCTCCGGCTGTTGCAAAGCTTCAAAGAGGTCGAAGAGCCGTTCGAGGCGGATCAAATCGGTAGCTCGGCCATGGCCTACAAGCGGAACCCGATGCGGGCCGAACGCATTTGCGGTCTGGCGCGCTTTGTTCACAGCTTGCAATCGAGCGGGCATGCCACGCTGGCCACGCAATGGATGGAACGGACGCTTGACGACAGCGCGAACCGCCGCTTGACGTTGCCGCAAGCGTTTCTGGCAATCGATGCGATTCTGATCATCTATCAAAACGTCGCGTCGAACCTGGTGGTCTATCCGCACGTGATTCGTCAACGGTTGGCGGCCGAGTTGCCCTTCATGGCAACCGAGAACATTTTGATGGCCGCGGTTGCCCAGGGGGGCGATCGACAGACCCTGCACGAGCAGATTCGCCGCCACAGCCAGGCCGCCGGCGCGGTTGTCAAGCAAGAAGGGGGCGCGAACGATTTGTTGGCGCGCATTGCCGCCGATCCTGCATTGGCCGGCGTCGATTTGAGCGACGTGCTCGACCCGGCCAAGTATGTCGGTCGCGCGCCGGAACAAGTCGACGAGTTCCTGGCCGAAGTCGTGACGCCGATCGTGGCCAGCCAAGGCTCGCGCGCCACCGACGTGAACCTGCGCGTTTAG
- a CDS encoding HD domain-containing protein gives MRDFQHEALCHDPVHGYIPFTTGGDVAARGPDSAHHGAMVEVTERQLIDHPWLQRLRQIHQLQTAFWVFPTAEHSRFQHVLGAMHLASRAVATLYDSLREVCPDVPSQAYVEALMRMAALLHDVGHGPFGHFLDEHLLRHYDLTHETLGSEIIRRELAPLLRGIRRTPNGTLAAAETLDPEQICQLIVRPTAGDDLPRWLRFLRSLFSGLYTVDNMDFVLRDAYMSGYAAHAFDLDRLLRYSFFSASGLTIHARGLPALVRFLSVRAELFRVLYFHRTVRSIDLTLADLFADSREYLFAGNPRERLEEYRRFTDYSLLVDVARWPLSNDPRQRELGDRWQALLNRQLRWKLAAERTVFFDPARPETGSIFSRPDFFEQALRAQLPAALRELPLRVDVPRHMHRPGTRGPTAGQNFVYDPARDEVRPLDDSELVRQMPLGYRICRVYAETAEHRAPLAAALDALAGSGVIDDRTNM, from the coding sequence ATGCGCGACTTCCAGCACGAAGCTCTCTGTCACGATCCCGTGCATGGCTACATCCCGTTCACCACCGGCGGCGACGTGGCCGCGCGGGGCCCTGATTCCGCGCACCACGGTGCGATGGTCGAGGTGACCGAGCGGCAGTTGATCGACCATCCTTGGTTGCAACGCCTGCGTCAGATTCACCAGCTGCAAACCGCGTTCTGGGTTTTCCCTACGGCCGAGCACAGTCGGTTTCAGCACGTGCTCGGCGCCATGCATCTGGCCAGCCGCGCCGTGGCCACGTTGTACGATTCGCTGCGTGAAGTCTGTCCCGACGTTCCCAGCCAGGCCTACGTCGAAGCGCTGATGCGGATGGCGGCCCTGCTGCACGACGTAGGCCACGGCCCGTTCGGCCATTTTCTCGACGAGCACCTGCTCCGACATTACGACCTGACGCACGAGACATTGGGAAGCGAGATCATCCGTCGCGAGCTCGCGCCACTGCTCCGCGGCATTCGCCGCACGCCCAATGGCACGCTGGCTGCGGCTGAGACGCTCGACCCCGAGCAAATCTGCCAGCTCATCGTGCGTCCGACCGCCGGCGACGACTTGCCACGCTGGCTCCGATTCTTGCGCAGCCTATTCAGCGGGCTGTACACGGTCGACAACATGGACTTTGTCCTCCGCGACGCCTATATGTCGGGCTACGCGGCCCACGCCTTCGATCTCGACCGGTTGCTGCGCTACAGCTTCTTCAGCGCCTCGGGCCTGACGATTCATGCCCGAGGGCTACCGGCTTTGGTCCGCTTCCTGAGCGTGCGGGCCGAATTGTTTCGCGTCCTTTACTTTCACCGCACCGTGCGCTCGATCGATCTGACGTTGGCCGATCTGTTCGCCGACAGCCGCGAGTACTTGTTCGCCGGCAATCCGCGCGAACGGCTCGAAGAGTACCGCCGGTTCACCGATTACTCGTTGCTGGTCGACGTGGCCCGTTGGCCCTTGTCGAACGATCCGCGGCAACGCGAACTGGGAGATCGCTGGCAGGCATTGCTAAATCGGCAGTTGCGCTGGAAGCTGGCCGCTGAGCGCACCGTGTTTTTCGATCCGGCCCGGCCCGAGACGGGCAGCATCTTCAGCCGCCCCGACTTTTTCGAGCAAGCGCTGCGGGCCCAGTTACCGGCGGCGCTGCGTGAACTGCCGCTGCGCGTTGACGTGCCCCGCCACATGCACCGGCCCGGCACGCGCGGCCCCACGGCGGGCCAGAACTTTGTCTACGATCCGGCCCGCGATGAAGTGCGGCCCCTGGACGACAGCGAGTTGGTCCGCCAGATGCCCCTGGGCTATCGCATTTGCCGCGTGTATGCCGAAACGGCCGAGCACCGCGCGCCCTTGGCCGCGGCGCTCGATGCGTTGGCCGGTTCGGGCGTGATCGATGATCGAACCAATATGTGA